The Bacillus sp. F19 DNA segment TGTCTGCAACCTCAAGAAGATCACCTTCTGTTCTGGAAAGCAGTACAACATCCGCTCCTGCTTCTGCATATCCAATGGCTAATGCTCTTCCAATTCCCCGTCCTGCTCCTGTAATAACGGCTAGTTTGTTTTTCAGATGAAATGATGGTAAATACATGCTAATCCCTGCTTTCAATGAAATATCTCTTATTCTATCACAAATTTCCGATTTTTCTGTTTTATAAATCAAACTCTTTAAATGGCAGATTGCTGATTTTAAAAAACACAAAAAAAGAGCAGACAGTTGTCCGCTCTTCCTGCTGTTAAAATTTTCCAACATCACTTCCTGGAATGGAAGTATGTGTTGTTGGTATTTCTGGTGCTTTTTTAGATGCAGAACGATTTGTTTCAGATCTTCCAGTTAACTCACTGCCAGCTTCTTTTACCTTTGAACCGATTGATGCCAGATCTTTTTGTGCGTCTTTAGCTGTAGAAAGTGTATCATTTGAAATTTGAACGGCGTCATTGACGTTATCCATAACATCTTCATTTAAACGGTCATAGAGTTTTTTTGCCTCATTGATTGCATCTTTTAATGAATCTGCTGCACTTTTAAATTGTGATACCATTTGATTTTTGACTTCACCTGGATTTTCTTTTACTTGTGTAAAAACATCAAGAGATGAATCCTTCAAATTAACAGCTGAGTCTTTCACTTGATTTCGGGTTTTACGGTCAAATAGGGTGACTAGTCCCCCTACAACTGCACCTGCTAATATTCCCTTTACCAGCTTGCTGTTATTTTTATCTTTGCCTTTTTTTGCAATGCTTATCTCAGTCTTCGAAATTTCTGTTGGTGCTGGTTCTGATCCCAGTGTATTGTTTTGGTTTGTATTATAGATTGTCATTGTATTAATCCTCCTGTTTAGTTAATGTCATACTCCCTACATACCCACCTTCTTAATAAAATGAAACCTATTAATTTAACACCTTATAAGATTTTTAATAATTTGGAATAATCTGTTCATATTTTCTTAGAAGATGTATAATTACTTGGGAACACGAAAGATCAATATTCGTTTGGAGGGAATGTCCATTGGAAAAAACGATTGAAAAACGTTTATATCGCAGTGAAGTGCCAGCAGAACTGACATGGAATTTAGAAGATTTGTTTGAAACACATCAGGATTGGGAGTCAGAATTAACGACCATAGAACGGGACGCCGCACAAATCAGAAAATATAGAGGGAGGCTCGGTGACGGTGCAAACTCTCTATTGGAATGCCTTCAAGCTGAAGAGAAATTATTTAAAAAAATAGTGAGAGCCGGAACATACATCAGCCTGCAGCAATCTGCAGACGGAACAAATCCCGAGCATCAAGGAAATTACTCACGGTTTGCCGCCGTTCATTCAAAAGCAAATGCAGATTTATCTTTTATAGAATCTGAACTATTGTCTCTTCCTGAGGGAACCATTGATGCATACATAAAGGAACAAAGCGGATTAGCGGCATTCAGCATAAAATTAAAAGAATTGCTTCAGTCGAGAGTTCATCAGCTGTCAGAAGAAACAGAAGAAGTATTGGCAGCATTGGGAGATGTCCACGGTTCACCTTACCGAATCTATCAAACAAGTAAATCTGCTGATATGGATTTTGACCCAATTGAGGATGAAAATGGAAATGTTCTGCCGAATTCATTCGCTCTTTATGAAGACCGCTATGAATTTACACCGAATACATTTGTAAGAAGAAAAGCATTCGATTCTTTTGTAATAACACTGAAAAAATATAAAAACACTTTTGCAGCCACTTACGCTACTGAGGTGAAAAAACAGATCACGGTTTCACGCTTTAGAAAGTATGATTCAGTAACAGACATGCTGCTGAAGCCCCAGCATGTGACAAAGGAGATGTATCATAATCAGCTTGATATTATTCAAAAGGAACTAGCGCCCCATATGCGAAGGTTTGCCTCCTTGAAAAAAAGGGTCCTGCAGCTTGAAGAATTGCATTTTTGTGATTTAAAGGCACCGCTTGATACAGAGTTTAATCCTAAAACGACCTATACTGAAGCTTGCCGTGTGATCTTAGAAGCACTTGAAGTAATGGGCCCTGAATATACACAAATTATGAAAAAAGCATTAACGGACCGCTGGGTTGATCTGGCGGATAATGTAGGGAAATCAACAGGTGCATTCTGTTCAAGCCCTTACGGTGTGCATCCATATATTCTGATCACGTGGCAGGATACGATGAGAGGTGCTTTTGTACTTGCACATGAACTTGGCCATGCCGGACATTTCTATTTGGCAAACAAAAATCAGCGCATTATGAATACAAGACCTTCTACATATTTCGTAGAGGCCCCTTCAACATTAAACGAAATGCTGCTTGGCAGGCATTTACTTAAGAATACGCAGGATAAACAAATGAGACGCTGGGTCATTCTTCAGCTTCTCGGAACGTATTATCATAACTTTGTTACACATTTACTTGAAGGAGAATTCCAGCGCCGCGTCTATGAAGCAGCCGAAAAAGGCATCCCGATTACAGCTAAGATGCTTTGTGATCTTAAAGGGAATGTGCTCTCCTCTTTTTGGGGTGACGCGGTAACATTTGATGAGGGTGCCTCATTAACTTGGATGAGACAGCCTCATTATTATATGGGTCTCTACCCTTACACGTACTCAGCTGGACTGACAGCTTCAACTTTGGTTTCACAATTGATAGATGAAGAAGGAAAACCTGCAGTAGACCGATGGATCGAGGTGTTAAAAGCTGGAGGAACCAAAAAACCAGTAGATCTATTAAAAGATGCAGGCGTGGATATGACAAATCCTGAAGCCATCAGAAAAGCCGTCGCATATGTCGGCACGCTTGTTGATGAGCTGGAGAAAAGTTATGAATAACTAGAAAAGCGGAACCGACTGTTCAGACTCGGGCAGACAGATAAGAATTCACCCGAAAAGTCCGGGTTTGACTTTCCTGAGGGAATTTGTTCTGGCCGAGGGGCTAGGAGGTGGAGCTGGACAATGAAAAGCGGAACCGCCCGGTTAGCGCAGGCAGACTAAAAAGGATCCGGCAATTAAAGAGTTCGTAAAATAGTTTTGCCCTATAAATATAGACCAGCTTGAATCAGCTGGTCTTCTTATTTATCTATACCGTTCTTCCCTGTTAGTGAACCAGTTCTCTTTTTACAATGGCCGCTTTAATCATAAAATAGGTCACCTCATCAGGAAGGCATTCTTTCAGCGGCTTCAGCAGGCCATAGCCATGTGTCCGGATCGCCTCTTCGATTTGCCTTTCATACTTGGCTGGGATCCAGGCATCAAAATCTATGTCAAGTCCTTCTTTGGCACAGCGCAGCAAGTGATTTTCAATTGTTATCACCGACAAATCTCTTTTTTCAGCAATTTCTTCTACACTCAGACCTTCTTTGTATAAGTGCAGGGAGTCCAGATAAGATGATTCTTTTCGCTCTTTTTTAACAGGAATCAACGTTTGAGCTGGCTGCTCTATATTAGGGTTCTCGTTTACATATGCGGTTATTTTCTCAATGAAGATTTCACCATACTTATGCTGTTTCGCTTCTCCAACCCCCTGAACTGCAAGAAATTCATCCAGCGACTTCGGCATTTTGGCACTCATATCCTTTAAAGATTTATCTGAGAAAATAACGAATGGCGGAACATTTTCCTCTGTTGCAAGCTGTTTTCTCAGCTCTTTAAGCTGCATGAACAGCCCGTCGTTCGCTGCAGCTTCAACAATTCGCATTTTTTCCTTTCTGTGCACTTCTAAATTGCCCTTCAGAACCTCTAGTCCCTTCTCTTCGACTACCAGAACGGGAAATTGCCCGCCAGTAATCGAAATATATTGTTCTGAAGTCAAATAATCAATAAATTCACTGACTTCTTTAACTGTACGATGCTTTAAAATGCCGTATGTTGAAAGCTCATTAAATTTAAAATCCAACACCTTTTTGTTGGATGAACCCGTCAGTACCTGACTGATCATGGTTTTACCGAATCTTTGCCCCATTCTGATCATGCAGGAAAGAACCATTTGCGCTTCTTTTGTTACATCCTCATGCGTGCGTTCGTCCCGGCAATTGCTGCATTTTCCGCACGGTTCAGCTTCACTGTCCCCAAAGTAATTCAAAATAAATGATTGGAGACACCCTTCCGTATGGCAATAATCGCGCATTTGATGCAGCTTAACAAGCTCTGCCTGCTGTCTTTCTTTATGAAATGTTGACTGTTCAATTAAATAACGCTGAATTTGAATATCCTGCGGGGAATACAGCAAAAAACATTCACTGTCTAATCCATCTCTTCCAGCTCTCCCCGCTTCCTGGTAATAGCTTTCCATATTTTTAGGAAGCTGATAGTGTATGACATACCTGACATTGGATTTATCGATTCCCATGCCGAATGCGTTGGTCGCTACCATTACAAGAATATCATCCCTTAAGAAAAGGTCCTGCTGCAGCCCGCGCTGAACATCACTCATTCCCCCGTGGTATCTGCCTGCTTGAATTCCTTTTTTAATAAGACGTTCATATATATGATCTGCTTCTTTCCTCGTAGCAGCGTAAATAATTCCTGATTCGGTGCCATTTTTTGCTATGTATCTTTCAATAAAGTCGTATCTGTTTTCACCTTTGCTTACATTGAATGATAAATTCCCCCTCTCAAATCCTGTTACTGTGGTATATTGCTCTTGTATTCCAAGAGAGGTGCATATATCTTCTTTAACAATTGGAGTCGCTGTAGCTGTCAATGCTAGAAAAACGGGATTTGATTTAAGCTCCGTTTTTAATTCTTTTATTCTTAAATAGCTCGGCCGGAAATCATGACCCCATTGTGAAATACAGTGGGCTTCATCGACTGCAACCATAGAAACATTCATTCTTTGCAGCTGCTCTAAAAACAAAGATGATTCTAATCTTTCAGGCGCAACATATAAAATTCGATAATTTCCTGCTTCTAAATCTAATAGCCTGGCACTTGTTTCTGTATGGGAGAGTGTGCTATTGAGGAAGGTTGCAGGGATTCCTGCCTGATCAAGAGAGTCCACCTGATCTTTCATGAGTGAAATAAGGGGAGAAATGACGAGGGTAATGCCAGAAAATAAGAGTGCGGGGATTTGATAACATATGGACTTTCCGCCTCCAGTCGGCATAATGCCTGCTGAATGATTTCCATTCAAAACGCTGCTGATAATTTCTTCCTGTCCCGGACGGAATGATGAATAACCAAAATAGTGCTGCAAATGCTGTTTCGCTTGTTCTAACAAAATAATATCCCTCCTGAAAAATAACTGTACTCCAATTTTACATGCGCGGACATAAATTAGCTATACCTCTAGCTGAAATCGAATTTTGTATAAATAAAAAAAACTCTAAAATAGAGTTTTTTTAATACTTTTTATGATTATTTATAACCTCAAGCACTTTAGTACTTGCTTTCATTTCGCTTTTGCAGAGCGGACATACAGGTGTTTCGCTTTCACTGCTTTTAAAGTTATCGCGAACCCATCCTTTGCAGTCCTCAGACGTGCAAATCCATACCTTCGTTTCCTCTGTTACGATATCTTCTGGTTTTTTTCTATACATTCATGACTCTCCTCTCAGGTTCTGATTAATGAATAGCTTGAAACAGTTTTAGAAAAATCATAAACGTTAACTGGAAGAAAAAAATTCACCAATTATAAAAAGTACCCATTTCGTGATGACTCTTTATAAGTAGTGAATTAAAAATGCAATACTGCTTGATTATTTTATATGTTTTTACTGCATTTGTCAATAGATATTCCTATTTGAGGATAACCGCCCCCATGAATTAAGCTCGTTTCAGGAGGTGCCAATCATGGACTTAATTTTATATCTGATCTTTATACTCTTATACTTTATATTATTTGGTTTTGGATTCTTTTTAATAACGAGAAAGGCAACAGTCCCGGGAATTATTTTGGTTCTCATTACTCTCGGCATCAGGAGCTTTAATTGGAGCTCTAGTATTTTGGAGAAAAACGAAAAAACCGATTATGCTGATTGGCAGTGCCGTATCTTTACCAATACCAAGCTCCGCTGCTGCTAATGCGTTTGAACTTATCTTTATCCTTTCTCTATAGATCACATCCAGAAAAAGACTCAAGGCTGCCGGCTAAATCGGCAGCCTTTGTTCTATTTACTGAAAGGATTATAGTCCATTTTTATCTGCGGCAGCTCACGCACTTCTTCTGTCATCTGACTTCCGCACATCGGGCAGGACAGATCTTCCGTTGAAAAATCTTTTCTCATCCAGCCATTACAAGCTTCCGATTCACAAGCGTATACTGTTGTGTCTTCAATAATTGTAACGGGTTCTTCAGCACCCTTTTTCGCAAAGTACATGAGCATAACTCCTTTTTTTATATAGTATACGCTTTTCAAACAAAAAATATTTATGTCATTTTTCTTTTTTCAATTGGAATCGAAACTTCATAAAATATGTCTTTGAAATCGTATTCTCATTCGTGTATCAAAGCAGTTTGATTCATTATCTACTATTCAATCGTTTGATGTTTTTCAGGATACTTATCATTTTCAGCTTCTTTTTTAGTAGTATTTATGCAATAATTAATACTAATTAAGTCGTACAAAAAAGCCGGATGAATGATTCAATCCGGCTTTAGCACTATATATGAATAGGCATTGAAATGCTGAAGGCTGACCCTAGACCTTCTTCACTTGCAACTTCAATTCTGCCATTATTCGACTTAACGATGTCAAAACAAACAGCAAGACCTATGCCTGTTCCTTGTTCCTTGGTTGTGAAGAATGGTTTAAAGAGAGAATCTACCGTCTCCTTTCCCATTCCTATTCCATTGTCTGTAATCTGAATAACAACATGGCGGTCTTCTATTCTGGTTGTAATTGCAATCATTCCATTATCTTTTTGATGACTGATTTGAATGGCTTCCATAGCATTTTTAACAATATTCAGGAGCACTTGTTTCATTTGCTTGACATCAACCGTAACCATTAAGTCAGGGTCATTAACCGTGTAAGTCAGCTCACAATTTGATAGTATAGCTTCACTTTTACAAATCAGAATAATGTCATTTATCAGGTTTCGAAGCAAAATGGGCTGTCTGTCTTTGTTCTGCTCTTTGGAGTTATCTAAAAACTCATAGATGATATCGTTTGCACGATTTAATTCTTCTAATGCAACATCAGCATAATGGCCTTTTCCGATTTCGATTAAGTGAGGCTTTAGCAGCTGCAGAAAACCCTTTACGCTTGTAAGCGGATTACTGATTTCATGTGCAATGCTTGCGGCAAATTGTCCAACCGTTGCCAGGCTGTCCTGCTTTATGGCAATCTCCTTCATCTGCTGGAGCGATTTCTCGAGCTGCTCCTGCTTTTCAAGCAAATTAAGGTTAGCATAAAGCAAATCATCTTCAAGCGTTTTAACAGCCTGGTAGATTTGATCAGCACTTTCTTCTTTATCAATGCAAAAGATATGAATAAAGTTTTTGCCCTCATATTGAATATAGACATCAAATAATGTCATCGGATTTGATTTCGTTTTTAAATTCAGTTCAATTTTTGTAATGGACGGCGTGTCCAAAATGAACTTAGCTGCTTTTTTCTTGCTTCCAATTCCTACTATATCGAGGAAATGGCTTTCCTCATCAAAGATATTAAACGTGCATTTTGAAACTGATACGATCTTAAGCTTTCGATCGACCAGAAAATAAGGAAATGGTATTTTGTCATATTTACTTGCGATTAATTGCATTTCCATGGCGATCATTCCTTGAGTTAGATTTTTCAATCCAGCTGCCGAGCTGATCAATATTTTGAATCACCACGGTGTTGGGCGGGCAGTAATAATCGAGATCAAAATCGTTTGTCAGTTTCCCTGCGAGCATAATCGTCGGAGAATAATTCAGTTTTTGCAATTCATCCATATAGTAAAAAACAGTCGGGATGTTGCAGATGACACTAGTGGAGAAAGCAATCACATCCGGCTTCCATTTCTCTGCATACTGACAAATATGATCCATTGAAACATTTGACTCAATACAGCTTGCTTCCCAGCCATATTCTTTAAATAAGAAAGAAGTCATCATCATTCCTATCGTATGTTCTTCGTTTCTCATAGAAAGCAGCATAACACGCGGTTTCATTGTTGCTTGCGATTGTATATTAGGTTCTTTATGTAATTGTTCCACTTTTAAATAGTAATAACTGGCGATCATAGATTTGCAGACAGCCGCTGCTACATGTTCATCCGCCACAGTCGCACGGTTCATTTCCCACAATTCTCCTACATTGTCCATGGTATCTGATAGAAATCCATACACTTGAGTACTGGTGGTATCTTCTTCAATCATACTGTTTAAGTAGTTCCATGAAAGACTGTGTTCGCCATCGATAAACAATTGACTCAACTCTTTAACGGGATTCATAGAAATCACCAACCAATCGTTTTCATCTTCTCATCTGCCTAAAAACAGCTGTCAAGAGAGAATATACGGTAAATGGCATTATAGTTTAAGGGTAACACATAACTAGACAACTAGAAACAAATATTCGTTCGCAATAGTATATTTCATAAATCTTTACATACTGCCTCTCTCTTATGAGAAAAGACAGAGTTTGATACAATAAATAAGAGAAGATTTGGAAAGGATGCTTTAAATGAATGAGAAATTATTTTATACCTCCCCTAAAACTTTTGAGTGGAAAACAGCGGTTACGGGCACAGAAGAACGCAACGGGTTAAAGCTGTTAAAATTAAAGGAAACCGCTTTTTATCCCGAAGGCGGCGGACAGCCTGCTGATCATGGCTGGATTGAATCTATTTCAATTGAAGGCCTGCTAGAAGACGGAGAAGAAATCTATCATATCGTCTCTCGCTTTCCATCTGAAAAAGAAGTCACTTGTAAAGTAAACAGCAAACGGAGAATCGATCATATGCAGCATCATTCAGGTCAGCACCTCTTATCTGCTGTCTGCCTTGAATTATTTGATTATCAAACAGAAAGCTTCCACTTAGGAGCTGACACGGTAACAATTGATTTAAGGACGCCTCAATTAACCTCTGAGCAAATGAAGCTCATAGAGAGGAAAAGCAATCAATATATCTTTGAAAATAGAAAAATACATACGTTTTTCGCTGAAGAAAATAAATTGCGTGATTTACCGCTGAGAAAACTGCCTGATGTTAAAGAAAAGATCCGGATTGTTCAAATAGAAGGAATTGATACGTCTGCCTGCTGCGGCACCCATGTTGAGCGCACGGGTGAAATCGGAATGCTTAAGCTTATTAAGACCGAAAAACAGAAAGGTATGATCCGTCTTCATTTTAAATGCGGTTTCCGTGCTCTATCGGATTATCAAAACATGCAAGAAACCGTTCAATTTGCAGGACAGTTTTTCCAAACGTCCGCGAATGAAATTTCGGCAAGATTAAAGGCATTGGATCAGGAAACAAAGCTGATTCAAAAAGAAGCAGAGCAGCTGAGAGCAGAAAATGCAGCTTTTACTGCAGAAAAAATGGAACTTGAACAAAATGGTTTGTTGGGTCATGGGCTGTTTGAAAAGAAAACTACAAAAGAGCTGCAATTGATTGCCTCCCGTTTACTAGAAAACGGAAAAAAATATGCTCTTCTGGCATCAATCAGCGAAAATTATGTTCTTTTCTCACAGAAAGGCACTGTTCATGCTGGCACCTTATTTAAAACCAATCTTGCTGACTTCGATGGAAAAGGCGGAGGCAGCGAAAAGCAGGCCCAGGCGAAATTTTTTACTAACTCCGAAACAGAGCGCTTCTTTTTACAAATAAAAGAAAAAATAGACCAGCTTATATAAGCGGTCTATTTTTTAAATGCCAAATGTATTCCGCCCTTTACTGAAATAGATTGGCCTGTATGTAATCAGAATCTTCAGAAGCAAGGTAAGCGACTGTCCTCGCAATGTCTTCAGCAGTCCCCATGTGCTGCAGCGGAATGCTTGATTGATAAGCTTTTTGCCTGCTTTTAAAGATTTTTTTATTGTTGCCATATGATGTTTCTAAACAGTTAAAGGATGATATTCTTCCCTAATATAATCACAATTGGTAAATGATACAAATTTAACCTCCATATCTTTATTTCTTAACAAAGCGTTCTAATGAAGGCTTCACTTCTTCTTAACGAAAGTACAAAAATACCAGCCTCCTTCACGAATGATGGGTTTTAAGTCTTTCATTTTCATATTGGATTGGTCCGCTATCGAAGAAAGCTCCTGTTTTGTAGGTAAAGCATAAAGATTATCAAATGCAGTAAAGAAACTATTAAATACACTTGAAAACTGCTTACCGTGCTTATGTTTCCTTATCGGAGTATTGATGGATATCACCCCGCATCCCGATGAATCCCAAATTGAATGGCTGGCTTTCTCATAACAAGGCAAATAAAAAACGCTTTCCTAAAGAAAGCGCCTGTTTTACGAAGAAAAACTAATCATGATCGAATCTTGAATCGGCTGATACCCTATTTTTTGATAAATGCTGTTTGATGTTGGATTAGAGAGGTCAGTATAGAGCGTGCAAAAGGAAAAATCTTTTAACAAGTGCTCGCTAAGCACAGCAACGCAGCTGCTTGCGTACCCATTACCCCTTAATTCATCTGGAGTATAGACGAGCGAAACGCAAATTCCATTTTTCGTGGTCCTTGATTTCTTTGCCATTGATACAGGTTTGCCTTCGGCCATCCAAAGGAAGACTGATTTCTCTGAAATAAACTGCTTCATTCTTCCTGCCGCCTGCAGTGCTGTAATTGGAGGCTCGTTTGTATAATTCATAAAATCCACCATCCATTCTGTTAGGAGGGGAAGATGGGCTAGTTCTGCCAAAACAAATTTGCCGTCACTGCGTTTTTGCCTAGTCACTTCATGAAGACGATAAATCTTTTGTTCCATTACAATTTCAGCTCTGTCCTCTGTTTCGATCGACCATATTTTCGCGAATGCCTCTGTCCATTTCCGTTCTCCTACCACACCAGGTATATGTAAACCTTTCTTAACTAGTGCGCGGACTGTTTCAAGTAGAATTGTCTCAGTCATTCCATCCTCATTAAAAGACAGGATCAGATTATGCGGAGGTGTCATCAGCATCGTTAGTGCTAGCTCTCCGTCTTTAACCACCGCAGCGGTATATACATCTGAAGCAGGAATCGTCCGTTTGAAAGCTCCTATAAGTCCTAGCATAAGGTTATTTTCTGCTTCTTTTTTCAATAGAAAAGGTTCCGCTAATTCAATAAATCGACTTCTATCTGTGTATTCTGTCAGTTTCATCTGATTTCACCTCTGCTATATAATTAGCTTTCAGCTTTAGAAATTCCTTTGCAAATAAAATAAAAAACTCCGGCTTTTTTGCCGGAGTTAAAAGGCTGGAAATCTGAAAAATTTCTGAACGGCATAGATCGCACGCTTAATAAATGGCATGTCATCTCTGTACTTTTCGAAATCCAAGGTGTAATCAGCACCGTCATTTTTCCATAGTTTGATAAAATAACCTTCTACTTCCTTCATGACTGGAGTTCTTCTTCGACCGGCCGATTTGGAAGACCGATTTTCTCCTGACCGAAAGCATTTTGATTCGGATCAAGAATCATTTTGATTTCTGCACCGCGATTAGACGCGGCAACGAGGGAATCAATGACTTTTCGATCTGCGAGGTAAAACATACCAATCCAGATTTCATCGCCTTACTCTGTATTTGTTTGCTTCTGACTATTTCGCTTGAGGAAAAACACGCTTTATCATTTCGCTAAATTCATCTGCAAGTCCGGCAACCGGCTCTCCGCCGCGGATTTTATCTCCATAATCTTTCATACGGTCAAAAAAGTCCGGGTTTTCAGAGACGTATACATTGTTAAGATCCCTGTCCGTTGATCTGACTTGATCTGCTACCTTGTCCTTGACTTCATTTGAAAGCTTCCCTTTAGGATCTCCTTCCAGCACCACGGCTGCATACGCATTATTGTTTGTTACGATGACGTTTGCATATTTTATTTCCTCTAAATCAGCCACCTTTTTTGCGGCATCATCCGCTACATCCATTTGGTTTTGCTCATTTGTTTGTTCATCATACGTGACATTTTTCAGCTCATTGTTATTGATATTATCGTTTTCACGGGCATTGTTATCCATTCCGCATCCTGCACTTATCATGAGGGAAAGGACAATGCCCGCTCCAGTTAACAGCTTTCCTTTTTGCATAACTTAATTCCTCCATTCATTTCATTGCCATTATTTTTTGCTGAAATGAAGGATTTATGCAAAAAAAGAATGTTTTTCTTTCTTCAATCACATTTTCATATTCCGTCACGTCACGTCTCGCCATGTTAAAACAAACCCAGTATCCTCATTAAGATGATTCTTTAATCGATCAACGGCGATTTGAGCAGTGAAGCGGTTAAATAGTTTGATCTGCGCACTATGCGGAAAAGGTTCGCTGGTGAGGATTTTCTGCTCTCGTTCATATATCCCATAAATCCTTCAGGACCTTCCATTCCAACGTACAGTCCAACCTTTTCTAATATCTGTCTTGCCTTATTATTAAACCAGATTATATGAAAATCATTATCACAAAATATGAGCCCTTCTCCAATGCTGTTCAGCAGCGCGTAAACGTTTATATTCT contains these protein-coding regions:
- a CDS encoding cold-shock protein; translated protein: MYRKKPEDIVTEETKVWICTSEDCKGWVRDNFKSSESETPVCPLCKSEMKASTKVLEVINNHKKY
- a CDS encoding YtxH domain-containing protein → MTIYNTNQNNTLGSEPAPTEISKTEISIAKKGKDKNNSKLVKGILAGAVVGGLVTLFDRKTRNQVKDSAVNLKDSSLDVFTQVKENPGEVKNQMVSQFKSAADSLKDAINEAKKLYDRLNEDVMDNVNDAVQISNDTLSTAKDAQKDLASIGSKVKEAGSELTGRSETNRSASKKAPEIPTTHTSIPGSDVGKF
- the recQ gene encoding DNA helicase RecQ, with amino-acid sequence MLLEQAKQHLQHYFGYSSFRPGQEEIISSVLNGNHSAGIMPTGGGKSICYQIPALLFSGITLVISPLISLMKDQVDSLDQAGIPATFLNSTLSHTETSARLLDLEAGNYRILYVAPERLESSLFLEQLQRMNVSMVAVDEAHCISQWGHDFRPSYLRIKELKTELKSNPVFLALTATATPIVKEDICTSLGIQEQYTTVTGFERGNLSFNVSKGENRYDFIERYIAKNGTESGIIYAATRKEADHIYERLIKKGIQAGRYHGGMSDVQRGLQQDLFLRDDILVMVATNAFGMGIDKSNVRYVIHYQLPKNMESYYQEAGRAGRDGLDSECFLLYSPQDIQIQRYLIEQSTFHKERQQAELVKLHQMRDYCHTEGCLQSFILNYFGDSEAEPCGKCSNCRDERTHEDVTKEAQMVLSCMIRMGQRFGKTMISQVLTGSSNKKVLDFKFNELSTYGILKHRTVKEVSEFIDYLTSEQYISITGGQFPVLVVEEKGLEVLKGNLEVHRKEKMRIVEAAANDGLFMQLKELRKQLATEENVPPFVIFSDKSLKDMSAKMPKSLDEFLAVQGVGEAKQHKYGEIFIEKITAYVNENPNIEQPAQTLIPVKKERKESSYLDSLHLYKEGLSVEEIAEKRDLSVITIENHLLRCAKEGLDIDFDAWIPAKYERQIEEAIRTHGYGLLKPLKECLPDEVTYFMIKAAIVKRELVH
- a CDS encoding cold-shock protein — encoded protein: MYFAKKGAEEPVTIIEDTTVYACESEACNGWMRKDFSTEDLSCPMCGSQMTEEVRELPQIKMDYNPFSK
- the pepF gene encoding oligoendopeptidase F, which encodes MEKTIEKRLYRSEVPAELTWNLEDLFETHQDWESELTTIERDAAQIRKYRGRLGDGANSLLECLQAEEKLFKKIVRAGTYISLQQSADGTNPEHQGNYSRFAAVHSKANADLSFIESELLSLPEGTIDAYIKEQSGLAAFSIKLKELLQSRVHQLSEETEEVLAALGDVHGSPYRIYQTSKSADMDFDPIEDENGNVLPNSFALYEDRYEFTPNTFVRRKAFDSFVITLKKYKNTFAATYATEVKKQITVSRFRKYDSVTDMLLKPQHVTKEMYHNQLDIIQKELAPHMRRFASLKKRVLQLEELHFCDLKAPLDTEFNPKTTYTEACRVILEALEVMGPEYTQIMKKALTDRWVDLADNVGKSTGAFCSSPYGVHPYILITWQDTMRGAFVLAHELGHAGHFYLANKNQRIMNTRPSTYFVEAPSTLNEMLLGRHLLKNTQDKQMRRWVILQLLGTYYHNFVTHLLEGEFQRRVYEAAEKGIPITAKMLCDLKGNVLSSFWGDAVTFDEGASLTWMRQPHYYMGLYPYTYSAGLTASTLVSQLIDEEGKPAVDRWIEVLKAGGTKKPVDLLKDAGVDMTNPEAIRKAVAYVGTLVDELEKSYE
- a CDS encoding SDR family oxidoreductase; this translates as MSSFNCLETSYGNNKKIFKSRQKAYQSSIPLQHMGTAEDIARTVAYLASEDSDYIQANLFQ
- a CDS encoding DHHA1 domain-containing protein, with protein sequence MNEKLFYTSPKTFEWKTAVTGTEERNGLKLLKLKETAFYPEGGGQPADHGWIESISIEGLLEDGEEIYHIVSRFPSEKEVTCKVNSKRRIDHMQHHSGQHLLSAVCLELFDYQTESFHLGADTVTIDLRTPQLTSEQMKLIERKSNQYIFENRKIHTFFAEENKLRDLPLRKLPDVKEKIRIVQIEGIDTSACCGTHVERTGEIGMLKLIKTEKQKGMIRLHFKCGFRALSDYQNMQETVQFAGQFFQTSANEISARLKALDQETKLIQKEAEQLRAENAAFTAEKMELEQNGLLGHGLFEKKTTKELQLIASRLLENGKKYALLASISENYVLFSQKGTVHAGTLFKTNLADFDGKGGGSEKQAQAKFFTNSETERFFLQIKEKIDQLI
- a CDS encoding GHKL domain-containing protein; this translates as MEMQLIASKYDKIPFPYFLVDRKLKIVSVSKCTFNIFDEESHFLDIVGIGSKKKAAKFILDTPSITKIELNLKTKSNPMTLFDVYIQYEGKNFIHIFCIDKEESADQIYQAVKTLEDDLLYANLNLLEKQEQLEKSLQQMKEIAIKQDSLATVGQFAASIAHEISNPLTSVKGFLQLLKPHLIEIGKGHYADVALEELNRANDIIYEFLDNSKEQNKDRQPILLRNLINDIILICKSEAILSNCELTYTVNDPDLMVTVDVKQMKQVLLNIVKNAMEAIQISHQKDNGMIAITTRIEDRHVVIQITDNGIGMGKETVDSLFKPFFTTKEQGTGIGLAVCFDIVKSNNGRIEVASEEGLGSAFSISMPIHI
- a CDS encoding cobalamin-dependent protein (Presence of a B(12) (cobalamin)-binding domain implies dependence on cobalamin itself, in one of its several forms, or in some unusual lineages, dependence on a cobalamin-like analog.); the encoded protein is MNPVKELSQLFIDGEHSLSWNYLNSMIEEDTTSTQVYGFLSDTMDNVGELWEMNRATVADEHVAAAVCKSMIASYYYLKVEQLHKEPNIQSQATMKPRVMLLSMRNEEHTIGMMMTSFLFKEYGWEASCIESNVSMDHICQYAEKWKPDVIAFSTSVICNIPTVFYYMDELQKLNYSPTIMLAGKLTNDFDLDYYCPPNTVVIQNIDQLGSWIEKSNSRNDRHGNAINRK